Within Gymnogyps californianus isolate 813 chromosome 27, ASM1813914v2, whole genome shotgun sequence, the genomic segment ggaaggggtGCAAGGATGGGTGAAGggatggggtgcagggggaggggaaatcAGGGGTGCAGGGGAAGGATGGGGTAGGAGAAGGGGTGCTGGGAAGGGAAATGatggggagcggggggggcagggaagggggagcaggggctgtgAAAGGcaggggggcagcggagggggtGCAAGGACGAGCGAAGcgatggggtgcagggggaggggaaatcAGGGGTGCCGGGGAGGGGTGTCGGGGTGGGGAAGGGCAGCAATAGGGCTCGGAGGAGGGCAgtgacgggggggggggcgggccgCCGTCCGACCGCCGGAGCCCCCCCCCGAGCAGCCCTGCCCGGCCGTGCCCGTgcccgcggggcccggcggcgccGCTCcgcccggcgggggcgggctggggccgggcgggggccggggccggtggCTGCGGCGGGAGGTgccgccgcgggggggggggccccgGGCAGCGACCGAGCGCCGCCGGGCTGCGGCGTCACTGCGGGCCTGCGCCGGCCCCGCACCGGGTTCCACCGGCACCGGGCTCCACCGGCACCAGCACCGGCACCGCGGCACCGGGACCGACCCCGGGCTTCCACCGGTACCGCGGCACCGGGACCGACCCCGGGCTTCCACCGGCACCGCGGCACCGGGACCGACCCCGGGCTTCCACCGGCACCGCAGCACCGGGAGCGGCCCCGGGCACCCACCGGCAACGACACCGCGGCCCCGGGAGCCGCCCCGGGCTTCCAGCGGCACCGCAGcgccggccccagccccgctgcacCGGGCCCGCCCTGCAGCACCGGGCCCGTTGCCGCaccgcagccgccgccgccgccgcccccagcccggccccacCCGCCCCCGGGCAGCGCTGAGCGGGGGCACCGGGCCGGGCCCCGTGCCGCCCCCCCGGGCCGCCCCCGGGATGGGGCCCGGTGGCACCGGCACCGGCTGGCCCCTGGCCGGGACCGTGCTGGTGGCCGTGGCCGCCTCGCTGGGTAAGAGACACGGGGGGGGTCCTGGGGcatctggggggggggggtggcacCCTGCGATGGGACCCGGTGGCACCGGCTGTCACCGTGGGGCACCTCGGGGTGGGACCCCGTGCCACCGGCTGTGACCGTGACCCGCGCCAACGCACGGCCCCTTTGCACGGGGGTTGTTTGCACTGACGTGTCCCACTGGGCACTGTCCCCCTCCCCCATACTGCACCCCATTTGCCGCTTTCGGGGTGTCCCCAAGAGCCACTTGCCCCCGGGAGCAGCGGACACGGAGCCGGTGGCCGCTCGAGCCGGTTTGCCCGGTCCCGGGGCGATTTGGGTGCTTCCCACGCACGCGggcccgtgcctcagtttccccaccgGGCTCTGAGCTGCCGTGGTCCCGTCGGGCGGTGAGTGAACCCCATAGGAGACCCCTGAGAAGCCACTTGGAGCCGGTGGGGAGCGAGCTGGAAACCCCGAGGGAAGCAGCCCAAGGCCGGTGGTTTCCCGGCCGCTGTCCCGGCGCCTCCGGCCGCCCCCCCAGGCCTCATCCCGGGGCTATTTCTGGGAGCGCAGGTGGCTCCGGCCAGAAATAGAGCCGGGAGGCGTCGCTGGAGCACCCGGGCGATGAGGCGGCctggggggggctggggggggcctGGGGGGCTGGGTGTGAGGGAACGGGGTCCGCAAGGATGTGGGGCAGGATGGAATGGGGTCTGGAGAGATGTGGGGCAGGATGGCATGGGGTCTGGAGAGATGTGGGGCAGGATGGCGCAGGATCCAGGAGGATGCGGGGCAGGATGGAGCGGGGTGTGGGGGTTACATAGGGGCAGGGTATGGGGAGGCATGCAGGCAGGATGGagtggtgggggggggggatgtgggGCAGGGCAGAGTGGGGTACAGGGGGATGTGGGGCAGGATGGAGCAGGGTATGGGGGTACACAGGGGCAGAATGGAGTGGGGTGTGGGGGGTACATGGGGGCAGGATGGAGTGGGGTGTGGGGGTACATGGGGGCAGGATGGAGCGGGGTGTGGGGGACAGGGGGGCAGGATGGGGCAGGGTATTGGGGGGTACGTAGGGGCAGGGTATGGGGGGATATGGGGGCAGGATGGAGTGGGGTATGGGGGGACATGGGGGCAGGATGGAGCGAGGTatgggggacatggggacaggATGGAATGGGGTATGGGGGGACATGGGGAGAGGATGGAGCGAGGTACAGGGGGGCAGGATGGAGCAGGGTATGGGGGGACATGGGGGATATGGGGCAGGATGCAGTGGGGTAAAGGGGGGGACAcagggcacagggcagggcGCAGTGGGGTACAGGGCAGGGCGCAGTGGGGTATGGGCTGTCCCCCTGAGACGGCATGTGGGGACCGGAGGACGTGGGCTGATGCTGGCGCGGCTGGGGGTGGCGGTGGCCGGGGTGGCGGTGGCCAGGCTGGCGGTGCCCCGAGGCCCCGGTGACGGGCGGCTGTCCCCAGCGGCGGGGGGCGAGGACTGCCTGTGGTACGTGGACAGGAACGGCTCCTGGCACCCCGGCTTCGACTGCGACTTCTTCACCTTCTGCTGCGGCACGTGCCACCAGCGGTACTGCTGCCGCGACCCCCTGCGCCTGCTCACCGAGCGCCAGCAGCGCCACTGCCTCGCCTTCAGGTGCCGGGTGCTGGGGGCGGGTGCTGAGCCGCAGCCGTGGGTGCTGGGTGTGGGTGCTGAGCTTCAGCAATGAGTGCTGGGTGCTTGCCTTTGGGTACGGGGCCCTGGGGactgggtgctgggtgctgggcaTTGCGTGCTGGATGCTGAGCACTGGATGCTGGGTGGGGGTGCTGAGCTTCAGCGATGGGTGCTGGGTGCTTGCCTTTGGGTACTGGGCCCTGGGGactgggtgctgggtgctgggcaTTGCGTGCTGGATGCTGAGCActgggtgctgggtgggggTGCTGAGCTTCAGCGATGGGTGCTGGGTGCTTGCCTTTGGGTACTGGGCCCTGGGGactgggtgctgggtgctgggcaTTGCGTGCTGGATGCTGAGCActgggtgctgggtgggggTGCTGAGCTTCAGCGATGGGTGCTGGGTGCTTGCCTTTGGGTACTGGGCCCTGGGGACTGGATGCTGGGTGCTGGACACTGGGCGGTGGTACTGGGTGCTGGGCACTGGTACTGAGTGTTGGTGCTGGGTGCTGGACACTGGTAGTGGGTACTGGGCAGTAATACTGGGTGCTGGGCACTGGACACTGGTACTGGGCAGTAATACTGGGTACTGGGCAGTGGTACTGGGTGCTGGGCAGTGGGTGCTGGGCAGTAGTACTGGGTGCTGGACACTGGTACTGGGTACTTGGCAGTAATACTGGGTGCTGGGCTCTGAGCACTGGTACTGGGTGCTGGGCAGTGGGTGCTGGGCAGTAGTACTGGGTGCTGGACACTGGTACTGGGTACTTGTACTGGGTGCTGGGCATTGGGTGCTGGGCACTGATATTGGGTGCTGGGCACTGGATGCTTGTCTGGACATCCCTGTCCCTCCGGTCCCCAGGTGGGTGCTCTAAGGGTGCCTGTCGGTGCTGCGGGCGCTGGTGTGACTGGGTGGGGGTGAGGTAccctgcgggggggggggtgtctgccCCGGGTGCCCCCTCCCAGGCCCCACTCCCCCACGTCCCCGTGGTGTCCCGCAGCCCCAAGACCATCGCGGGCATCGCCTCGGCCGTGGTGCTCTTCATCGCCATCGTCACCACCATCGTCTGCTGCTTCATGTGCTCCTGCTGCTACTTGTACCAGCGCCGGCAGCACCTCCGCACCCCCTGCAGGGTAggggtggggtttggggtgcACGTGGGGGGTGTGGGTGCAGGGTGGGGGcctgcagggatgggggggggtgagatgcaggaggaggggtggggtgcaggaggggTCCTGTAGGTATAGGGTGGGGGGATTTGGGGAGGAGGCGGGGGTGCCCTGGAGGGATGCAGGGCGGGATTGGGGTGCGGGGGGGAACTTGGGTGCAGGGTGGGGGATTTGGGTGCTGGGGGAGGGCACTGGAGTGGGTGCTGCTGAGATCTCCCCGGTGCCCACCGCCATCCCCTGCCCTCGCCCCGAGGGCCACGGACACCCACGGGCACCGCTGGGCTCTGCCCCCGTCCCCGTGCCGGGGTGCCGCGGCCCCCACCCCGTCTCTCCCGCAGGCCCGGAGATCCCGCTGTCCAGCTacccccccgcagcccccccagcccccttcCCCATGGACCCCAAagccggccccgcgcccccccaGCCCGGCTTCGCCCCCATGGCCATGTACCCGCcagccggccccgccgcccagTACCCGCTGTACCCCTCCGGCCCCCCCGTCTACAACCCCACAGGTGAGCACCGGGGGGGACACCCCCCCTACTCCCCAGGGGGGGCACGGTGGCCTCGCGGGGGCTGACACTCCATCCCGCTCCCCCCGCAGCACCTCCGCCCTACGTCCCGGCACAGCCCAGCTACCCCGGAGCCTGAGCACCCACGGGGACCCCGGCAccctcctcccgccgccggccagcggggccgggctggggacCCTCATCCCCCCGCCGCAGGGCCGGGAGGGTGCCCCAGCCGTGGCCGGATCAGGCCCTTCCCGGCTGTCCCGGGGATGACCCcgtgccagcagcacagggcgGCTCTTGTCCTGCACACTGGGCCCTTTGTGGGTGCCTCCACCCCGGCTCTGGGTGCCAACGGCCCCGTGCACCCATGGGGGGGATGCCCGGGGGGGTCCCCCGAGGGCCGTGCATCGCCGCACCCCTGCACGTCCGCGTCCGGATTCGGCCTcggctcttcccccccccggGGTTGGCATTAAACCGTGTCTTGTGCCCCACAGCCTGGCGTCATCTTGGTGGCTCCGTGCCGGGGGCAGAGCCCCGCACCCCTCCCCGGGGAGCTGTAAGGGGGGGGGGCTGCAactttccccccttccccttccactCCCAGGGCTTCTCCATCCAAAACTTGGGTTGGGATGGATAATTCCCACCAAACCAGCCGCTGGGATGAGCCAGCGCGGGAGCGCTGCTGCCCGCCCAGCCCCACTGCTCAAAATTGGGGTGTGAAACCACCCTCAGCGGGATTTTGGgtcagaaagcagcaaattcaGCCCTGGGATGGGGGCTGCGGGCACAAGCCAATTCCTCCACCCACTCCGGGTCCCGAATTGCTGGAGCTGGGATGCATCTCCCTTTGCAGCCGGCGGTGAGGAACAGGCACCGGGGGAGCGTGATTCACCCCGGCTATTTTGGACGCCTGCTCCTGGTGTGATTCATCCCCCCCGCTGCACCGTCGCCGGGAGTGGGGGGGGGTCCAGCCACCCACTACATTTGGGACTGCCGAGTCCATCGCTCCCGGCGGGGGAAAATGCCACGCagacccccccctccccaggggcaAACCGTTGCTCCATCTCCCAGGGGACCGCGGGTCCCAGCATCCCATCAGCCCCAAAAACCCCGCAACgagcccggggaggggggagccgggggggcaGCTCTGAGTTTTATTTAAgtgggatggaggggaaaaaaaaaaataataaaaataataaaagaagcaAGGCGGGCACtggtggggggggtgtggggggggaaggtgtcCCCAGGGCGGTCCCCGCCGGCCACGGGCGCACACAGCCAGCTGCGTGGGGGCTCAGGGTTTGGGGACCGCCTGCTCCCGGAGGTAGAGGTCACGGATTTCGGCCAGGCTCCGGCTGAGGCTGCCCAGCGCCTGGGCGATGACGCGCAGGATGGAGGTGGTCTCCCGGCGGCTCTCGGCGTATTCCCGTCGGAAAGCTCGCATCTCCTGCACCAGCCGTTCGTTAGACTGGACGATGCGTTTTTCGGCCGGGGTGAGCTGGGTGCAGTCGGGTGCCCCATCCGACAGCCCCGTTGTCCCGGGGGGTCCCGGTTCTCCCGTGCCGCAGTTATTGAGATGCTCGGCCTCTTGCTCGAAGAGGATGCTCGGGAAATCAGAGCCCAACGGCTCCTGCTGCCCACCCAGGTCGCCGAGGGAGAGTTCGGGGGGCGTGGGGCGCGGGGGGCTCCGGCTCCAGCCCTCGCACAGCTCGCCGGGCGGGCGGATGCCGGCGCAGGGTAGCCGGCGCTCGGCACCGCGGCCGGGGATGCTGTCGGCAGCCAGGCCGTGGAAGGGCTCAGTCTTCACCTCCACCGGCTCCTCCTTCACTGCCTCCTCCTTGACGCCTGCGGGATGGACGGAGAGTGCGGGGCAGCTGGTGGGACCCCCCCGTCTCCCCAGCGCCCCAAGGACCGAGCGACCCAACcccctgctgcctctgcttcctCCGTCCCTGTCTCccttgtccccatccctgtACTCCCATGTTCCCTCTCCCGCACCCGGTCCTGGTCCCATCTATACGTACGTATCCCCATAGCCCCGTGTCCCTCATCGTGGTCCAGCCCCATCCCATGTCCCTTGTCCCTCTCCTGGTCCCAGTACTCCCATATCCCTGTCCTGAATGTGGTGCCTCCATGTCCCTGCGTGGTCCCAGTACCCCCATGTCCCTGTCCCGGTCCCCACATGTCCCTGTCCTGGTCCCAGTACCTCCATGTCCCTTGTCCCTGTCCTGCCCATGTCCCCATCTctgtcctggtcctgcccatCGCACTGTCCCAATCCCACCATGTCCCTGTCCTCTTCCCAGCCCCCTCTTATCCCTGTCCTGGTCCCAGTACCCCCTGTCCCTTGTCCCTGTCCTAATCCCAGTCGGTCATATCCCTGGCCTGATCCTGGTATCCTCCTGTCCCAATCCCAATGCCGCTGTCCCTTGTCCCCATCCTGGTCCATGTCCCGCCATGTCCCTGTCCTGATCCACCCACATCCCCGTCCTGATCCTGGTCCCCTCATgcccctgtcccagccccagTACCCCcgtccctgtcctggtctcagTCCCCTCCTGTTGCTGTCCTGGTGCCAGACCCCTGTCCTGGCCCAGGTCACCCCATGGTCCTGACCTGGTCTCGGTGCTCCTGGCCCTGTCCTGGTCCCCTGCCCCAgtgccctgtcccctgcccctgtcctggtttccgTGCCTCGTGTCCCTGGCCGGATCCCGGTATCCTCCTGTGCTGGTCCCAGTGCCCCTGTTGCTGTCCCTATGTCCCTGTCCCACTCCTCTCACATCCCTGTCACCCGTGCCCCTACCCTGGTCCCCCCACATCCCTGTCCCAGTCTCCATGTCCCTGTCCTTCTCCCCTGTGTGTATCTCCCCTCcatgtccctgccctgctgtccCTGTCCTGatcctccctgtccctgccccagtcCCTCCATGCACCTGCCCTGGTCCCAGTGCCTTAGTCCTGGTgtgtgtccgtcccccccccccccccatcctggTCCTGGTCTTCTGTGTCCCTGTCCCAGTCCTCCATGTCCGTGTCCCGGTCCCCCATGTCCTCGTCCCAGTGTCCCTGTCACAGTCCAGGTCCCCTCGCATCCTGGTCCCAGTGCCCCCGTGTCCCTGCTCCAGTCCCTCCATGTCCCTGTCCTGTTCCCCTGTGTCCGTGTCCTGGTCCCCCCACGTCCTGGTCCTGGTCCCCCG encodes:
- the SHISA4 gene encoding protein shisa-4; its protein translation is MGPGGTGTGWPLAGTVLVAVAASLAAGGEDCLWYVDRNGSWHPGFDCDFFTFCCGTCHQRYCCRDPLRLLTERQQRHCLAFSPKTIAGIASAVVLFIAIVTTIVCCFMCSCCYLYQRRQHLRTPCRGPEIPLSSYPPAAPPAPFPMDPKAGPAPPQPGFAPMAMYPPAGPAAQYPLYPSGPPVYNPTAPPPYVPAQPSYPGA
- the LOC127026118 gene encoding myb-related transcription factor, partner of profilin-like produces the protein MAAGGGGGGGGARRGLLKRKPNFTLQEIDILMSEVLKYEQLLFGAAASTVNAYEKQKIWWRITNKINAAGRNQRDIGEVKNRWRGLRRRANDKITRHRQERQGPAVRPAVRPGNGNGNGNGNGSGPGPPELGPGPAPGWGQRGAAGIDPPLLSVEVVAPHGVKEEAVKEEPVEVKTEPFHGLAADSIPGRGAERRLPCAGIRPPGELCEGWSRSPPRPTPPELSLGDLGGQQEPLGSDFPSILFEQEAEHLNNCGTGEPGPPGTTGLSDGAPDCTQLTPAEKRIVQSNERLVQEMRAFRREYAESRRETTSILRVIAQALGSLSRSLAEIRDLYLREQAVPKP